In Plodia interpunctella isolate USDA-ARS_2022_Savannah chromosome 22, ilPloInte3.2, whole genome shotgun sequence, the following proteins share a genomic window:
- the sona gene encoding A disintegrin and metalloproteinase with thrombospondin motifs like isoform X5, which produces MLELRNNGNTMESTQTVSAHWLSALVFLCSFLSTHSLNNKIHEYMSPDELRNVFHVEHHSLVPDYHLVQLTHHLSRRNIATSHPTNSHSLNPSKIPHEKTQKEKTKWKTETSPPSLLNDEMFVKAKEFIKDVDIIGDLNNTVSVDFGVTNSSEVSDSESASDEEHVVDGQELDVHRIDLEAFGKQMNLVLKRQEGLVKKDGVKMWRALNNVTQPHGVDYEEMTTEDEELGELYQDEQNGAALLIRRHPKHGKIVVEGSIGHDLVIRPIPDSMTAQAQDDEMFMDPSAMGDMVSIDTGLPLVKRKADEQDRLRRALNGAQHVIIKRDPAQGDHLGDYAFMEPDHLGKRFRRKRSAEHSRVRRDAPYVIYPEILVIVDYDGYRLHGGDNVQIKRYFVSFWNGVDLRYKLLKGPRIRISIAGIIISRGRDATPYLERNRVGRDAIDSAAALTDMGKYLFRERRLPVYDIAVAITKLDMCRRQYANDACNRGTAGFAYVGGACVVNKRLEKVNSVAIIEDTGGFSGIIVAAHEVGHLLGAVHDGSPPPSYLGGPGAEKCRWEDGFIMSDLRHTEKGFRWSPCSVQSFHHFLNGDTATCLYNSPHEDDSLPRVLPGRLLTLDAQCRKDRGTSACFKDERVCAQLFCFDAASGYCVAYRPAAEGSPCGDGQYCINGRCITEHENIIPDYSQHTPSYVRPETSPFFQNITSRH; this is translated from the exons ATACACGAGTACATGTCACCAGACGAGCTCCGAAACGTGTTCCACGTCGAGCACCACAGCTTAGTCCCCGACTACCACTTAGTCCAGCTAACACACCACCTCTCTAGGCGGAACATCGCCACATCACACCCCACCAACAGCCACTCTTTAAACCCTTCAAAAATCCCACACGAGAAAACCCAAaaggaaaaaacaaaatggaagaCGGAAACCAGCCCGCCATCTTTACTCAATGATGAAATGTTCGTTAAAGCGAAAGAGTTCATCAAAGACGTAGACATAATTGGTGATCTGAATAACACAGTGAGTGTTGATTTTGGTGTAACGAATTCTAGTGAAGTTAGTGATAGTGAAAGTGCTAGTGACGAGGAGCATGTGGTTGATGGACAGGAACTGGATGTGCACAGAATAGACCTGGAGGCGTTTGGGAAGCAGATGAATCTGGTGCTGAAGAGACAGGAGGGGCTGGTGAAGAAGGATGGAGTGAAGATGTGGAGGGCGTTGAATAATGTGACGCAGCCGCATGGAGTAGACTATGAGGAGATGACTACG GAAGACGAGGAGCTAGGGGAGCTGTACCAGGACGAGCAGAATGGAGCAGCACTTCTCATCAGGAGGCACCCGAAACATGGCAAAATCGTTGTG GAAGGCTCGATCGGTCACGACCTGGTGATCCGTCCGATCCCGGACTCGATGACTGCGCAAGCGCAAGACGACGAGATGTTCATGGACCCCTCCGCCATGGGAGACATGGTCTCCATAGACACTGGCCTGCCTCTCG TGAAAAGGAAAGCAGATGAGCAGGACAGACTGAGGCGAGCGTTGAATGGAGCACAGCATGTCATCATCAAACGAGATCCGGCGCAGGGAGACCACCTGGGTGACTATG CCTTCATGGAGCCAGATCATCTGGGCAAGAGGTTTAGACGGAAACGTTCAGCTGAGCACAGTCGGGTGAGGAGAGACGCGCCATACGTCATATACCCTGAAATCTTGGTCATAGTGGACTACGATGGCTACAG ATTACACGGCGGAGACAACGTGCAAATCAAACGATACTTCGTCTCCTTCTGGAACGGGGTCGACCTCCGGTACAAACTGCTCAAAGGGCCAAGAATACGGATATCCATCGCGGGGATTATAATATCTAGG GGTCGGGATGCAACGCCATACCTTGAGAGGAACAGGGTGGGCCGCGACGCAATCGACTCGGCAGCAGCGCTCACTGACATGGGCAAGTATCTGTTCAGAGAACGGAGGCTGCCCGTCTACGACATCGCTGTGGCTATCACCAA ACTAGACATGTGCAGGAGGCAATATGCAAACGATGCGTGCAATAGAGGGACTGCAG GTTTCGCATATGTCGGCGGCGCGTGTGTGGTGAACAAGCGATTAGAGAAAGTTAACTCTGTTGCAATAATTGAGGATACTGGTGGCTTCTCCGGCATCATAGTGGCCGCGCATGAAGTCGGTCAttt ACTTGGCGCTGTCCACGACGGCAGTCCCCCGCCTTCCTACCTCGGCGGCCCGGGCGCTGAGAAGTGCAGATGGGAGGACGGCTTCATTATGTCAGACCTAAGACACACGGAAAAAGGCTTCAGGTGGTCGCCATGCAGCGTCCAAAGTTTCCATCACTTCTTGAA CGGAGACACAGCAACGTGCCTGTACAACTCTCCACATGAGGATGACTCCTTACCACGGGTGTTGCCTGGTAGATTACTTACATTAGACGCGCAGTGCCGCAAAGACAGAGGGACgag CGCGTGTTTCAAAGACGAGCGCGTGTGCGCTCAGTTGTTCTGCTTCGATGCGGCGAGCGGGTACTGCGTCGCGTACCGCCCGGCGGCGGAGGGGTCGCCATGTGGAGATGGACAG TACTGTATCAACGGTCGGTGTATAACGGAACACGAGAACATAATACCTGACTATTCTCAACACACGCCGAGCTACGTTCGTCCAGAGACGAGCCCTTTCTTCCAGAATATTACCAG CCGCCATTAA
- the sona gene encoding A disintegrin and metalloproteinase with thrombospondin motifs like isoform X4: MLELRNNGNTMESTQTVSAHWLSALVFLCSFLSTHSLNNKIHEYMSPDELRNVFHVEHHSLVPDYHLVQLTHHLSRRNIATSHPTNSHSLNPSKIPHEKTQKEKTKWKTETSPPSLLNDEMFVKAKEFIKDVDIIGDLNNTVSVDFGVTNSSEVSDSESASDEEHVVDGQELDVHRIDLEAFGKQMNLVLKRQEGLVKKDGVKMWRALNNVTQPHGVDYEEMTTEDEELGELYQDEQNGAALLIRRHPKHGKIVVEGSIGHDLVIRPIPDSMTAQAQDDEMFMDPSAMGDMVSIDTGLPLVKRKADEQDRLRRALNGAQHVIIKRDPAQGDHLGDYAFMEPDHLGKRFRRKRSAEHSRVRRDAPYVIYPEILVIVDYDGYRLHGGDNVQIKRYFVSFWNGVDLRYKLLKGPRIRISIAGIIISRGRDATPYLERNRVGRDAIDSAAALTDMGKYLFRERRLPVYDIAVAITKLDMCRRQYANDACNRGTAGFAYVGGACVVNKRLEKVNSVAIIEDTGGFSGIIVAAHEVGHLLGAVHDGSPPPSYLGGPGAEKCRWEDGFIMSDLRHTEKGFRWSPCSVQSFHHFLNGDTATCLYNSPHEDDSLPRVLPGRLLTLDAQCRKDRGTSACFKDERVCAQLFCFDAASGYCVAYRPAAEGSPCGDGQYCINGRCITEHENIIPDYSQHTPSYVRPETSPFFQNITSSRH, from the exons ATACACGAGTACATGTCACCAGACGAGCTCCGAAACGTGTTCCACGTCGAGCACCACAGCTTAGTCCCCGACTACCACTTAGTCCAGCTAACACACCACCTCTCTAGGCGGAACATCGCCACATCACACCCCACCAACAGCCACTCTTTAAACCCTTCAAAAATCCCACACGAGAAAACCCAAaaggaaaaaacaaaatggaagaCGGAAACCAGCCCGCCATCTTTACTCAATGATGAAATGTTCGTTAAAGCGAAAGAGTTCATCAAAGACGTAGACATAATTGGTGATCTGAATAACACAGTGAGTGTTGATTTTGGTGTAACGAATTCTAGTGAAGTTAGTGATAGTGAAAGTGCTAGTGACGAGGAGCATGTGGTTGATGGACAGGAACTGGATGTGCACAGAATAGACCTGGAGGCGTTTGGGAAGCAGATGAATCTGGTGCTGAAGAGACAGGAGGGGCTGGTGAAGAAGGATGGAGTGAAGATGTGGAGGGCGTTGAATAATGTGACGCAGCCGCATGGAGTAGACTATGAGGAGATGACTACG GAAGACGAGGAGCTAGGGGAGCTGTACCAGGACGAGCAGAATGGAGCAGCACTTCTCATCAGGAGGCACCCGAAACATGGCAAAATCGTTGTG GAAGGCTCGATCGGTCACGACCTGGTGATCCGTCCGATCCCGGACTCGATGACTGCGCAAGCGCAAGACGACGAGATGTTCATGGACCCCTCCGCCATGGGAGACATGGTCTCCATAGACACTGGCCTGCCTCTCG TGAAAAGGAAAGCAGATGAGCAGGACAGACTGAGGCGAGCGTTGAATGGAGCACAGCATGTCATCATCAAACGAGATCCGGCGCAGGGAGACCACCTGGGTGACTATG CCTTCATGGAGCCAGATCATCTGGGCAAGAGGTTTAGACGGAAACGTTCAGCTGAGCACAGTCGGGTGAGGAGAGACGCGCCATACGTCATATACCCTGAAATCTTGGTCATAGTGGACTACGATGGCTACAG ATTACACGGCGGAGACAACGTGCAAATCAAACGATACTTCGTCTCCTTCTGGAACGGGGTCGACCTCCGGTACAAACTGCTCAAAGGGCCAAGAATACGGATATCCATCGCGGGGATTATAATATCTAGG GGTCGGGATGCAACGCCATACCTTGAGAGGAACAGGGTGGGCCGCGACGCAATCGACTCGGCAGCAGCGCTCACTGACATGGGCAAGTATCTGTTCAGAGAACGGAGGCTGCCCGTCTACGACATCGCTGTGGCTATCACCAA ACTAGACATGTGCAGGAGGCAATATGCAAACGATGCGTGCAATAGAGGGACTGCAG GTTTCGCATATGTCGGCGGCGCGTGTGTGGTGAACAAGCGATTAGAGAAAGTTAACTCTGTTGCAATAATTGAGGATACTGGTGGCTTCTCCGGCATCATAGTGGCCGCGCATGAAGTCGGTCAttt ACTTGGCGCTGTCCACGACGGCAGTCCCCCGCCTTCCTACCTCGGCGGCCCGGGCGCTGAGAAGTGCAGATGGGAGGACGGCTTCATTATGTCAGACCTAAGACACACGGAAAAAGGCTTCAGGTGGTCGCCATGCAGCGTCCAAAGTTTCCATCACTTCTTGAA CGGAGACACAGCAACGTGCCTGTACAACTCTCCACATGAGGATGACTCCTTACCACGGGTGTTGCCTGGTAGATTACTTACATTAGACGCGCAGTGCCGCAAAGACAGAGGGACgag CGCGTGTTTCAAAGACGAGCGCGTGTGCGCTCAGTTGTTCTGCTTCGATGCGGCGAGCGGGTACTGCGTCGCGTACCGCCCGGCGGCGGAGGGGTCGCCATGTGGAGATGGACAG TACTGTATCAACGGTCGGTGTATAACGGAACACGAGAACATAATACCTGACTATTCTCAACACACGCCGAGCTACGTTCGTCCAGAGACGAGCCCTTTCTTCCAGAATATTACCAG CAGCCGCCATTAA